Proteins encoded together in one Flavobacterium keumense window:
- a CDS encoding TonB-dependent receptor plug domain-containing protein: MQKSILFFVLFLLVIPVFAQQKLEEVKVVTKRKGLQKSFTVTGNTTLVTSKELLKAACCNLAESFETNPSIDVNFSDALTGTKQIKMLGLTSPYLLIAEENIPSVRGASQAYGLSFTPGTWVESIQITKGAGSVVNGYESISGQINTEFIKPINDIPFFLNAYGSTDSRFELNTHFNTHLSDKWSSSLFLHGNTRTSKMDKNEDGFLDNPLAKQINILNRYQYYDAEKGWVSFINFRYMNDKKQTGQIKFNPDTDRGTTHFWGSEINTERLDITTKLGYVFKDLPYQSIGFQHAFTTHNQQSYFGLSQYNIKQNSYYSNLIFNSIINNTMNKFATGLNFTLDNYQELVTAQNWSRTDNSIGAFFEYTYDNSDNFSLILGGRIDNHNRLGTFVTPRLHLRYNPWAKAVVRFSAGRGKRSANIFAENQSLFASSRAFSILDTNGKIYGLNPEIAWNYGTSFTQSFLFFGKSADVTFDWYRTDFQNQVVVDVMQSPQQALFYNLRGKSFANSFQIEFNYEMVKNLRLRSAYKMYDVQTNYLSGTFQKLLQAKNRFFGNLEYETATRNNSQHWRFDFTYNWIGEQQLPNTQSNPISSRLPDFSPAYSLMNTQITRVFSPVFEMYVGGENIGNYTQSKAVLGTENPFGATFDSSIVYAPVFGQMYYAGLRFKIK; this comes from the coding sequence ATGCAAAAATCAATCTTGTTTTTTGTGCTTTTTTTACTTGTAATTCCTGTTTTTGCACAACAAAAATTGGAAGAAGTAAAAGTGGTCACAAAGCGTAAAGGACTTCAAAAGTCGTTTACAGTTACCGGTAACACCACCTTGGTAACGAGTAAGGAATTACTCAAAGCCGCCTGTTGTAATTTGGCAGAAAGCTTTGAGACTAATCCGTCTATCGATGTGAATTTTTCAGATGCGTTAACTGGAACAAAACAAATCAAAATGTTAGGTTTGACCAGTCCTTATTTATTAATTGCTGAAGAAAATATTCCGTCTGTTCGAGGCGCTTCGCAAGCCTATGGTTTGTCTTTTACCCCAGGTACTTGGGTAGAAAGTATCCAAATTACAAAAGGAGCGGGGAGTGTGGTCAATGGCTATGAAAGTATTTCGGGGCAAATTAATACCGAATTCATAAAACCGATTAATGATATTCCATTTTTTCTGAACGCTTATGGTTCAACCGACTCAAGGTTTGAATTGAATACGCATTTTAATACGCATCTTTCAGATAAATGGAGCAGTAGTTTGTTCTTACATGGCAACACCCGTACGTCCAAAATGGATAAAAATGAGGATGGATTTTTAGATAATCCATTGGCAAAACAAATCAATATCTTGAACAGGTATCAGTATTATGATGCTGAAAAAGGCTGGGTGAGTTTTATCAATTTCAGGTATATGAATGATAAAAAACAAACGGGACAAATTAAATTCAATCCAGATACCGATAGAGGGACAACTCATTTTTGGGGTTCAGAAATTAATACAGAACGTTTGGATATTACTACCAAATTGGGTTATGTATTCAAAGACTTACCGTATCAAAGTATCGGTTTTCAGCATGCTTTTACGACTCATAACCAGCAATCGTATTTTGGCTTGAGCCAATACAATATCAAGCAAAATAGTTATTATTCGAACTTAATTTTTAATTCGATTATCAATAACACTATGAATAAGTTTGCCACTGGTTTGAATTTTACGTTAGATAATTATCAGGAATTGGTTACTGCCCAAAATTGGAGTAGAACGGATAATTCTATTGGTGCTTTTTTCGAATACACCTATGATAATAGCGATAATTTTAGTTTAATTCTTGGAGGAAGAATTGATAATCATAACCGTTTGGGGACTTTTGTAACTCCCCGTTTGCATTTGAGATACAATCCTTGGGCGAAAGCCGTTGTTCGATTTTCAGCAGGAAGAGGAAAGCGAAGTGCGAATATTTTTGCAGAAAATCAATCGCTTTTTGCTAGTTCGAGAGCTTTCTCAATTTTGGATACCAATGGCAAAATTTACGGATTGAATCCCGAAATTGCTTGGAATTATGGTACGAGTTTTACTCAGTCTTTTTTGTTTTTTGGCAAAAGTGCCGATGTGACTTTCGATTGGTACCGTACTGATTTTCAGAATCAAGTAGTGGTGGATGTAATGCAAAGTCCACAACAAGCTTTGTTTTATAATTTAAGAGGGAAATCATTTGCCAATAGTTTTCAAATCGAATTCAATTATGAGATGGTGAAAAATCTTCGATTGCGTTCGGCTTACAAAATGTATGATGTGCAAACGAATTATCTTTCGGGCACTTTTCAAAAACTGTTACAAGCTAAAAACCGATTCTTTGGAAATCTAGAATACGAAACTGCAACGAGAAATAATTCACAACACTGGAGATTCGATTTTACCTACAATTGGATTGGCGAACAACAATTGCCTAATACGCAATCGAATCCAATTAGTAGTCGACTACCTGATTTTTCTCCTGCTTATTCGTTAATGAATACCCAAATTACCCGTGTGTTTTCTCCCGTATTTGAAATGTATGTTGGTGGAGAAAACATCGGGAATTATACGCAGTCCAAAGCTGTTTTAGGTACAGAAAATCCTTTTGGAGCAACTTTTGATTCTTCCATTGTGTATGCGCCCGTTTTTGGGCAGATGTATTATGCAGGGTTGCGATTTAAGATAAAATAA
- a CDS encoding HYC_CC_PP family protein: MNCKKYIGLFLALLILFSNVGLAFTMHYCGDKIASVSIQTLVNSTDSEKGCCAKKAVAKDSCCKNKTVHFQKKSDNATLKAFSFESYVAYLVPENKVEIATLQAAFINKPIATYYCDANAPPLFKLYHRYIFYA, from the coding sequence ATGAATTGTAAAAAATACATCGGGTTATTTTTAGCGTTGCTAATATTGTTTTCCAATGTTGGTTTGGCTTTCACTATGCATTATTGCGGAGATAAAATAGCATCTGTATCTATTCAAACTTTGGTAAATTCAACCGATTCTGAAAAAGGGTGTTGTGCTAAAAAAGCAGTCGCAAAAGACTCTTGTTGTAAAAATAAAACAGTTCATTTTCAAAAAAAATCGGATAATGCAACCTTAAAAGCGTTTTCTTTTGAATCGTATGTTGCTTATCTAGTTCCCGAAAATAAAGTAGAAATAGCTACTTTACAAGCTGCTTTTATAAATAAACCCATTGCAACCTATTATTGTGATGCCAATGCGCCTCCGCTATTTAAGTTGTATCATCGTTATATTTTCTACGCCTGA
- a CDS encoding MBL fold metallo-hydrolase, giving the protein MKIRFIGGAGTVTGSKTLIESNGVRILVDCGLFQGIKALRELNWEPLPILPSSIDYVLLTHGHLDHCGWLPRLVAEGFEGKIYCSGPTKEITKLILLDSAKIQEEEARLANEKKFSKHEVAEPLYTVDQAKAVFPLFRIAAIEESIPLDAEINAVFSNAGHILGACSIALHIENQILVFSGDIGRDNDILMFPPTKPKQADYVFLESTYGNRIHPTSDAKFELEAYVNNAVDRGGTLIIPSFAVERAQTLMYLLWQLKEEGRIPNIPYIIDTPMGINALDIFSNNKKWHKLSIEALEGMNKMFLLVSDYQESLSVIYDQQPKVVIAASGMVTGGRVLSYLEHYIGLSETTIIIVGYQAEGTRGRKLLEGAKEIKIHGKYHPVLANILEIKGLSAHGDQNDLLHWLSDLEVKPKKIFIVHGENEPADELRIKIQEKYCYDCSVAMMGQEFEL; this is encoded by the coding sequence ATGAAAATACGATTTATAGGAGGAGCAGGAACTGTTACGGGTTCAAAAACATTGATAGAAAGTAATGGAGTCCGAATTTTAGTAGACTGTGGTTTATTTCAAGGGATTAAAGCGTTGCGAGAACTGAATTGGGAACCCTTGCCTATTCTGCCTTCGAGTATTGATTATGTGCTATTGACTCACGGACATTTAGATCATTGTGGCTGGCTACCTCGATTAGTTGCCGAAGGATTTGAAGGTAAAATTTATTGTAGTGGTCCTACTAAAGAGATTACCAAATTAATTTTGTTGGATTCGGCTAAAATTCAAGAAGAGGAAGCACGCTTAGCCAATGAAAAGAAATTCTCTAAACACGAAGTAGCCGAACCATTATATACGGTGGATCAAGCCAAAGCTGTTTTTCCTCTTTTCAGAATTGCTGCGATTGAAGAATCAATTCCTTTGGATGCTGAGATTAATGCCGTTTTTAGCAATGCGGGTCATATTTTGGGGGCTTGTAGTATCGCTTTGCACATTGAAAATCAAATTTTGGTGTTTTCGGGAGATATTGGGCGCGATAATGATATTTTGATGTTTCCACCTACCAAACCCAAACAAGCAGATTATGTTTTTCTAGAAAGTACGTATGGGAATCGAATTCATCCTACCTCAGATGCTAAATTTGAATTGGAAGCCTATGTAAACAATGCGGTTGATAGAGGAGGGACTTTAATTATTCCAAGTTTTGCAGTTGAAAGAGCGCAAACCTTGATGTACTTGCTTTGGCAATTGAAAGAAGAAGGTCGAATTCCAAATATCCCGTATATTATAGATACACCAATGGGAATTAATGCGTTAGATATCTTTTCGAATAATAAAAAATGGCATAAACTTTCGATAGAAGCATTGGAAGGAATGAATAAAATGTTTCTTTTAGTTTCCGATTACCAAGAAAGCCTATCGGTTATTTATGATCAACAACCTAAAGTGGTTATTGCGGCTAGCGGAATGGTAACAGGTGGACGTGTGTTGAGTTATTTAGAGCATTATATTGGGTTGTCAGAGACCACAATTATTATTGTAGGCTATCAAGCTGAAGGGACACGTGGTAGAAAATTATTGGAAGGGGCTAAGGAAATTAAAATACATGGAAAATACCATCCCGTTTTAGCGAATATTCTCGAAATTAAAGGCTTGTCAGCTCATGGAGATCAAAATGATTTGTTGCATTGGCTTTCGGATTTGGAGGTGAAACCTAAAAAAATATTCATCGTTCACGGAGAAAATGAACCTGCCGATGAACTTCGTATCAAGATTCAAGAAAAATACTGCTACGATTGTTCCGTTGCTATGATGGGGCAAGAATTTGAACTTTAA
- a CDS encoding ATP cone domain-containing protein: protein MKIVKHSGDIVDFDPEKLRSSLLKSGAERQVVDSILKEIKKELFQGMTTKQIYKMAFGLLKKTANAHAARYNLRESIRLLGPAGFFFEKYIARLFASEHFETMTNLTLQGKCVTHEIDVLLKKNNSIAMVECKFHQGRDAASDVKVPMYILSRFNDLKERFHPVFDDREHITKCWIVTNNRFTLDAITFANCSGLNLMSWDYPKNNNLKTKNDVNALYPVTCLTTLSLAEKDKLLILDVILVKEIINNSDCLEKIGISPSRIKNVLKEVTDLCRYM, encoded by the coding sequence ATGAAAATTGTAAAACATTCAGGTGATATAGTCGATTTTGATCCTGAAAAACTCCGAAGTTCCCTTTTGAAATCGGGTGCAGAACGTCAGGTGGTAGATTCTATTTTAAAGGAGATTAAAAAAGAGCTTTTTCAAGGAATGACTACTAAGCAAATTTATAAAATGGCTTTTGGACTTTTAAAAAAAACGGCTAATGCGCATGCTGCCCGATACAATTTAAGAGAGTCCATTCGATTGTTAGGACCTGCAGGTTTTTTCTTTGAAAAATATATAGCACGACTTTTTGCTTCAGAACATTTTGAAACAATGACTAATCTTACATTGCAAGGGAAATGCGTTACTCATGAAATTGATGTCTTGCTAAAAAAAAACAATTCCATTGCTATGGTGGAATGTAAATTTCATCAAGGTCGTGATGCAGCTTCAGACGTTAAGGTGCCTATGTATATTCTATCACGATTCAATGATTTGAAAGAAAGATTCCATCCTGTTTTTGATGATAGAGAACATATCACTAAATGTTGGATTGTAACGAATAATCGGTTCACTTTGGATGCAATAACATTTGCCAATTGTTCGGGTTTAAACTTAATGAGTTGGGATTATCCCAAAAATAATAATTTGAAAACTAAAAACGATGTGAATGCGCTGTATCCAGTAACCTGTTTGACCACATTATCGCTAGCTGAAAAAGATAAATTATTGATTTTGGATGTGATTTTGGTCAAAGAAATAATCAATAATTCCGATTGCTTGGAAAAAATAGGAATCAGTCCAAGCCGAATAAAAAATGTACTGAAAGAAGTCACAGACTTGTGTCGTTATATGTAA
- a CDS encoding GAF domain-containing protein, protein MNFQELQPKVTAIVATTPLSRDEKLQAICQLLNENVAHYNWVGFYFANHESKTLHLGPYVGAPTDHTVIPFGKGICGQVAESNSNFVVPDVAAQDNYIACSFTVKSEIVVPLFVNGINIGQIDIDSHVLDPFTVEDERFLEFVNTEIAKLF, encoded by the coding sequence ATGAACTTTCAAGAATTACAACCAAAAGTAACCGCAATCGTTGCTACTACTCCCCTTTCAAGGGACGAAAAATTACAAGCCATCTGCCAATTACTTAACGAGAATGTGGCGCATTATAACTGGGTAGGTTTTTATTTTGCTAATCACGAAAGCAAAACACTGCATTTAGGGCCTTATGTGGGCGCGCCAACAGACCACACCGTAATTCCTTTTGGCAAAGGTATTTGTGGACAAGTTGCCGAATCCAACTCGAATTTTGTGGTCCCAGATGTTGCTGCTCAAGATAATTATATTGCCTGTAGTTTTACAGTGAAATCTGAAATCGTGGTTCCTTTATTCGTCAACGGAATCAACATTGGACAAATTGATATTGATAGTCATGTTTTGGATCCTTTTACTGTAGAAGACGAACGTTTTTTAGAATTTGTAAATACTGAAATTGCTAAATTATTTTAA
- a CDS encoding energy transducer TonB, protein MKKQIPTLFLLLISFLGHSQINSNDQVVYLDSLKRIGTIENYKYLRIVKEYKLDKKLYDVAIYYKSGKLNMRGSTTDKDNLKLEGSCVYFFENGNRKKIANYIKNKPFGKEFEWYENGDVKLESEVIQDYKDNTEITRIIQYWDENKTQKVIDGEGEYTEKETDKKTFSKGRIKNYLKEGTWIGNSSKYKISFVETYNKGKLISGVSTDSLKFQRNYNQILINATPKKGIVFFLKYFGSQIKIPAQKNTILKGTIYLSFTIDKNGKLLNVKTLNKDNYGISDNALKLVSKFDEWLPGYYRGVPIQITNTFPITLK, encoded by the coding sequence ATGAAAAAACAAATTCCCACACTATTTTTACTATTAATTTCTTTTTTAGGCCACAGTCAAATCAATTCAAACGACCAAGTTGTATATTTAGATTCCCTAAAAAGGATTGGTACTATAGAAAATTACAAGTATCTAAGAATAGTTAAAGAATACAAGCTTGATAAAAAGTTATATGATGTCGCTATTTATTACAAATCGGGGAAACTCAATATGAGAGGTAGTACAACCGATAAAGATAATTTAAAACTCGAAGGGTCTTGCGTGTATTTTTTTGAAAATGGAAATCGAAAAAAAATAGCAAACTATATTAAAAATAAACCCTTTGGAAAAGAATTTGAATGGTACGAAAATGGAGATGTTAAACTAGAATCCGAAGTTATTCAAGATTATAAAGACAATACTGAAATTACTAGAATAATTCAATATTGGGACGAAAATAAAACCCAGAAAGTAATTGATGGTGAAGGAGAATATACAGAAAAAGAAACAGACAAAAAAACTTTTTCAAAAGGGAGAATTAAAAATTATCTTAAAGAAGGTACTTGGATTGGTAATTCTTCAAAATACAAAATAAGTTTTGTAGAAACCTATAACAAAGGCAAGTTGATATCCGGTGTAAGTACCGACTCGCTTAAATTTCAACGTAATTACAATCAAATTCTAATAAATGCTACCCCTAAAAAAGGAATAGTTTTTTTTCTTAAATATTTTGGAAGTCAAATTAAAATCCCTGCACAAAAAAACACGATACTTAAAGGCACTATCTATTTATCTTTTACAATTGATAAAAACGGAAAACTACTGAATGTCAAAACACTAAATAAAGATAATTATGGAATTAGTGATAATGCATTAAAATTAGTCTCTAAATTTGATGAATGGCTACCTGGTTACTATAGAGGGGTTCCCATTCAAATAACTAATACGTTCCCAATTACTTTAAAATAA
- the rpsO gene encoding 30S ribosomal protein S15 codes for MYLTKEIKQEIFAKHGGKAENTGSAEGQIALFTHRIGHLTEHLKRNRHDFNTERSLVLLVGKRRALLDYLKKKDINRYREIIKVLGIRK; via the coding sequence ATGTATTTAACTAAAGAAATTAAACAAGAAATCTTCGCAAAACACGGAGGAAAAGCTGAGAACACGGGTTCTGCAGAAGGTCAAATCGCTTTATTCACACACCGAATTGGGCATTTAACTGAGCACTTGAAAAGAAATCGTCACGATTTTAATACAGAACGTTCATTGGTACTATTAGTAGGTAAAAGAAGAGCTTTACTAGACTATTTGAAGAAAAAAGATATCAACAGATATCGTGAGATTATCAAAGTATTGGGTATTAGAAAATAA